In Antarcticibacterium arcticum, the genomic stretch TTAATGCATCATTGAATAAATTGCGGAAGAATTTTAACGATCTAACTTAACTATACTAAAACATGAAAAATTTCTTATTCCTTTTTCTTAGTCTTACTTTCATTGCAGTTGCTCCAGCCCAAACAAAAGCCGGTGGTGCAACCTTGCCTAACAATGTTAATTTTGAGGGAGAGGCTCTGGTACTAAATGGAGTAGGTGTTAGAGAAAAGTTTTGGATGGATATGTACGCTGGTGCTCTTTATCTTGATTCCAAATCGAGCAATGCCAAGGCCATTATTGCCGAAAATGAGTCTATGGCAATTAAATTGCATATGGTATCTAAAATGATTACCAGTGATAGAATGATAGATGCAATTAATGAAGGTTTTGAGAATTCTACAAATGGTAATACAGCATCTTTAAAGAACGAAATTGAAAGGTTTAAAGGATTTTTTAAGGAAGAAATTAAAATAAATGATGTCTTTGATCTGGTTTACTTTCCTTCCAAAGGAGTAGTAGTATATAAAAACGGGAAGGAATTGGGAAGAATCAAAGGAATGGCTTTTAAAAAGGCTTTATTCGGGATCTGGTTATCTGATAACCCGGCCGATAAAAAACTTAAGAACGGAATGTTAGGGAAGTAATCCCCCTTAAAATCAAAATAGCTTAATTAACTAATTTAAATTTAGGGTGATGAAGAAGATGAAGAATATATTTTTATTACTATTTATTCTGGGTGGTGTCAATCTCCAGGCTCAGTCTATATTTGGTAAGTGGCATACCATTAATGAAGAGACGGGAAAACCAAATTCCATAATAGAGATTTATGAAGAAGATGGTGCAGCGCATGGAAAGGTAGTGAGAATAATAAAAGAAGAGGATAGGGACCAGTTATGTAATAACTGTGATGGCGAGCTAAAGGATCAACCTATTGAAGGCCTGGAATTGATGAAAGGGTTTGAAAAGAGCGGGAATGAATATGTAAACGGTTTGATTACAGATCCAAAAACCGGGAAGCAATATAAATCCAAGATCTGGATTGATGAAACAAATCCCGACAGACTTAAAGTAAGGGGGTATATCGCCTTTTTCTATAAGACCCAAACCTGGCACCGCGCTCAGTAATTTTTTAAAAAATAATGGAAAAACCACTCTTAAATAAGGAGTGGTTTTTTTATTTGATAATAAAAGAAGTTTAAATTTGTCTTCAACCAAAAACCTTTATGAGTTTTTACCTAGATATCATCCTCCCACTTCCCTTAGACAGACGTTTTACATATTCGGTTTCGCAGGAAGAAGCAGAATTTTTAAAACCAGGCATGCGGGTTGCGGTGCCCTTTGGTAAGACCAGGATATATACAGGAATAGTGGCGGCGATTCATAACAACGCTCCCCAATTATATGAAGCTAAACCCATAGAGCAAATTTTGGATGAAGCCGCTGTGGTAACCTCACACCAGCTCGAACTTTGGGCCTGGATCTCCGGGTATTACATGTGTGCCGAGGGAGAAGTGCTAAAAGCGGCTTTACCGGGCGGATATTTGCTGGAAAGTGAAACGCTTATTCAATTAACTCCGCATTTTGATTTAGGAGAACTTGAGCTAAATGATCAGGAATATATAATTGTTGAAGCCCTGCAAACCCAATCTTCCCTAAGGATACAGGAAGTTATGCAATTGCTGGATAAAAAAACGGTTCTTCCGGTAATAAACAGCCTGGTTTCAAGAAAGGCGTTAGTAGTAAATCAGGAAATTTTTGAGCAGTATAAGCCTAAATTGACTCGTTATGTAAGGCTGGCCGAAAAATTTTCTTCGGAAGCTGAAATGCATAAACTTCTGGATGATCTTAGCAATGCTCCCAAACAGCGGGACGCGGTGTTAAGTTGGTTCAGTTTCCGGGCCCAGTCTAAAAAACCGGTGAAGCTGAAGGATCTTTCCGCAGCAAGCAAAACCTCCACAGCGGTAATAAAAACCTTAATAGATAAAGGGGTTTTTGATGAATATCATATTCAAACAGACAGGGTACAGTTTGACGGTGAAATTTCCAACACCAACATTCAGTTGAATGAATGGCAACAGGAAGCCTTGGATTCAATAGAAAACATTTTTACAGAGGATGAAGTGTGCCTGCTTCACGGCATCACATCTTCGGGCAAGACCGAAATTTACATGAAGCTTATTGAACAGGTAATAGCCCGGGGTAAACAGGCCTTATATCTGCTTCCTGAAATTGCACTTACCTCTCAGCTTGTCGCGCGGCTTCAGGCTTATTTTGGAGATCAGGTCCAGGTGTACCACAGTAAATATTCCGTCAATGAACGTATGGAAGTGTATTCCAATGTATTAAATGATAAGGACAAGGCCAGGATAATTTTGGGCGCCAGGTCTTCGTTGTTTCTGCCGTTTCAGGATCTTGGGCTTATTGTGGTAGATGAGGAACATGAGACCACATTTAAGCAATTTGATCCCGCCCCCCGGTACAATGCCAGGGATGCAGCCGTGGTGCTGGCAAAGATGCATAAAGCCCATTTGATAATGGGGAGCGCTACGCCCTCTCTGGAATCTTATTTTAATGCTACTCATAATAAATACCGGCTGGTCACTTTAAACCGGAGATTTGGGAATGTACTGCTGCCAGAAATAGAAATTGTAGACATCAAGGAAAAATACCGGAAAAAACAAATGACCGGCCATTTCTCTGACCGGTTACTGGAAGAGATCAAAATTTCCCTGGCCGAAGGGGAACAGGTGATCCTTTTTCAGAACCGCCGGGGTTATTCTCCCATTCTGGAATGCACTACCTGCGGCCATTCCCCACAATGTCCCAACTGTGATGTGAGCCTCACCTTTCATCAGCACAGCAACCAATTGCGCTGCCATTACTGCGGTTATCATATGGCAATGCAACAACAGTGTATGGCCTGTGATAGTATTGAGCTTACCACCAAAGGATTTGGAACAGAGCAAATTGAAACAGAACTCAAAGCCCTGCTCCCTGATGCTAAAATTGGAAGGATG encodes the following:
- the priA gene encoding replication restart helicase PriA — encoded protein: MSFYLDIILPLPLDRRFTYSVSQEEAEFLKPGMRVAVPFGKTRIYTGIVAAIHNNAPQLYEAKPIEQILDEAAVVTSHQLELWAWISGYYMCAEGEVLKAALPGGYLLESETLIQLTPHFDLGELELNDQEYIIVEALQTQSSLRIQEVMQLLDKKTVLPVINSLVSRKALVVNQEIFEQYKPKLTRYVRLAEKFSSEAEMHKLLDDLSNAPKQRDAVLSWFSFRAQSKKPVKLKDLSAASKTSTAVIKTLIDKGVFDEYHIQTDRVQFDGEISNTNIQLNEWQQEALDSIENIFTEDEVCLLHGITSSGKTEIYMKLIEQVIARGKQALYLLPEIALTSQLVARLQAYFGDQVQVYHSKYSVNERMEVYSNVLNDKDKARIILGARSSLFLPFQDLGLIVVDEEHETTFKQFDPAPRYNARDAAVVLAKMHKAHLIMGSATPSLESYFNATHNKYRLVTLNRRFGNVLLPEIEIVDIKEKYRKKQMTGHFSDRLLEEIKISLAEGEQVILFQNRRGYSPILECTTCGHSPQCPNCDVSLTFHQHSNQLRCHYCGYHMAMQQQCMACDSIELTTKGFGTEQIETELKALLPDAKIGRMDFDTTRGKYGHQKIISAFEQETIDILVGTQMLSKGLDFRKVKLVGIMNADTLLNFPDFRAHERSFQLMLQVAGRAGRTQSRGKVLIQTYNPHHQIVKQVSTNDYEGMYREQLEDRYQYQYPPYYKLIKFTLKSRDYSKTNDAADWLAKGLSISFRENVLGPEFPPVARIRNEYYKNILLKIPPHQSLGKTKTYIEKLLASFKAIGAWRSVRVIINVDPY
- a CDS encoding DUF2147 domain-containing protein, encoding MKKMKNIFLLLFILGGVNLQAQSIFGKWHTINEETGKPNSIIEIYEEDGAAHGKVVRIIKEEDRDQLCNNCDGELKDQPIEGLELMKGFEKSGNEYVNGLITDPKTGKQYKSKIWIDETNPDRLKVRGYIAFFYKTQTWHRAQ
- a CDS encoding chalcone isomerase family protein; protein product: MKNFLFLFLSLTFIAVAPAQTKAGGATLPNNVNFEGEALVLNGVGVREKFWMDMYAGALYLDSKSSNAKAIIAENESMAIKLHMVSKMITSDRMIDAINEGFENSTNGNTASLKNEIERFKGFFKEEIKINDVFDLVYFPSKGVVVYKNGKELGRIKGMAFKKALFGIWLSDNPADKKLKNGMLGK